A region of Planctomicrobium piriforme DNA encodes the following proteins:
- a CDS encoding BBP7 family outer membrane beta-barrel protein, whose translation MSVRVPCEWLIVVSIFAGQLAWAQDWPAQPGGYGGAMQAQYAAPAGAGYGAPECPPGAAYGPPVGVPNMYDDLLPADRGWCYDTDSRRDLNFHEMLRGTWGRIEYLQGNISHQGGRTLGTPIDVPNPAALGQAQFDVADPSQQFPVLLTYLTTPPPFPPEQIIRQAQVPTTNTVNWNHAQGIRGSFGVPVLDAVWVEGRAWGYQEREGTLKTPSLPGTPLDLDDGTLQGPNGSLATTFLATSLLLDGAPSSTLILYDSGFTSSYDTLFRGGDVALAFNWITPQEGWRLQPIVGYRHDEYSEALSFGGSFNNSSAYYNIPVYATTQTNNITSKVRNLRDQIELGTRTEWKKSFLTLGLQERIAMGSNIARGSVSTTNLLQPGTPEGTVPDSTTNSNDRRVVFAPSFDMDVYCNIQMNRWLSFRVGYNLMWIGHTGVADQSIRFNQITTGAGVVPDVGSSLDFRDRTISALTIGGEITLP comes from the coding sequence ATGAGCGTGCGTGTTCCCTGCGAATGGCTGATTGTTGTCAGCATCTTTGCCGGCCAGCTCGCCTGGGCCCAGGACTGGCCGGCTCAGCCGGGCGGTTACGGCGGCGCGATGCAGGCACAGTATGCCGCACCTGCGGGCGCTGGCTACGGCGCCCCCGAGTGTCCTCCCGGAGCGGCCTACGGTCCGCCCGTCGGAGTGCCCAACATGTACGACGACCTGCTGCCGGCAGACCGTGGCTGGTGTTACGACACCGATTCTCGACGGGATCTCAACTTCCATGAAATGCTTCGTGGAACCTGGGGGCGAATCGAGTACCTGCAGGGGAACATCAGCCATCAGGGCGGCCGAACGCTCGGCACGCCCATTGATGTCCCGAACCCCGCGGCACTCGGCCAGGCCCAATTCGATGTGGCCGATCCCTCGCAGCAATTCCCAGTGTTATTAACCTACCTGACAACCCCGCCGCCGTTCCCTCCCGAGCAAATCATCCGCCAGGCGCAGGTGCCCACGACGAATACCGTGAATTGGAATCATGCACAGGGGATCCGGGGGAGCTTCGGCGTGCCGGTCCTCGACGCTGTCTGGGTGGAAGGACGCGCCTGGGGATATCAGGAGCGGGAAGGGACTTTGAAGACTCCCAGTCTTCCGGGTACCCCGCTGGATTTAGATGACGGAACTTTGCAAGGACCGAACGGATCTTTAGCCACCACGTTCCTCGCCACCTCGCTGTTGTTGGACGGGGCTCCAAGTTCAACCCTCATTCTGTATGACTCCGGCTTCACGAGTTCTTACGACACCCTCTTCCGCGGGGGCGACGTCGCACTCGCGTTCAACTGGATTACTCCCCAGGAAGGCTGGCGGCTGCAGCCGATCGTGGGCTATCGGCACGACGAATATTCAGAAGCCCTCAGTTTTGGCGGGAGCTTCAACAATTCATCGGCCTACTACAACATTCCCGTCTATGCCACCACGCAGACGAACAACATCACATCCAAGGTCCGGAACCTGCGCGACCAGATCGAACTCGGAACTCGAACCGAGTGGAAGAAAAGCTTCCTGACGCTCGGGCTTCAGGAACGAATCGCCATGGGCTCCAATATCGCCAGGGGAAGCGTGTCGACGACCAATCTGCTGCAACCGGGCACGCCCGAAGGCACGGTCCCAGACTCCACCACGAACTCTAATGATCGCCGCGTGGTATTCGCTCCCTCGTTCGACATGGACGTCTACTGCAACATTCAGATGAATCGCTGGCTGAGCTTTCGCGTCGGCTACAACCTGATGTGGATTGGACACACCGGCGTCGCCGATCAATCGATCCGCTTCAACCAGATCACGACGGGCGCCGGCGTCGTTCCCGACGTCGGCTCCAGCCTCGACTTCCGCGACCGTACCATCAGCGCCCTGACCATCGGCGGGGAAATTACGTTGCCTTGA
- a CDS encoding efflux RND transporter permease subunit yields MKWGAWLARQRWTLLIATALISLALWEPASRLKLDESIESLYDERDPFLLAYQRSKANFGGDEFVLVAYTADDVTSQTELLKLKEFSDKLSAVPGVRAESTQNLWGTLRNPRATGVVRVALRLPATERALLDLSRHILIGEDGKTVCVVLRLLDSKDSPVPRSQTIKQIREIAAEHRPQAYVAGEPVQIYDMFRYVDQDSWRLGLASSGLLMAVILIFFRNLRWVVLPILIIQVTLLWTCGLLQLTGMKLSMVSSMLTSLITVIAIATTMHITVIYRDLRQQYSRLEAFQITFARLVVPMIWVSVTTAIGFASLLTSGATPVRSFSIMMALGSLLVPLLCVLILPGGILIGKVQSDPRTPFGERILTGELDRLSNWAVNHPWKIVGATVLLTVIGCLGLLRLKVETDFSRNFRRSSPVVKAIEFFETKMGGAGTWEVSFEVPKEFGELPFDKIRDLTDDLRALKLPDGTGLTKVIALTDGIDLVPRIPLGEEERRGLFRAIPRFRDALLDERRDMMQHLQPEMEPSLYNEKQGRMRIVLRALEQKPAEVKLRLIKQVEQTAQKYFPDAEASGLYVLLTYMISSLLGDQVTSFILSSIGILLCMTIAFRSLSIGLISLVPNILPLILVVGGMGWLGVPINIGTAMIASVSIGLTVDTTILYLTEYQLARQMGDTHLEAVHHAHGGAGMALTLANIALIVGFSILALSNFVPMVYFGVLVSMAMFGGLMGNLLLLPGLLRWVRMPGLPAEKVETPVAVAGN; encoded by the coding sequence ATGAAATGGGGGGCGTGGCTAGCCCGCCAGCGCTGGACGCTGCTTATTGCCACGGCGCTCATCTCCCTCGCCCTGTGGGAACCGGCGTCTCGCCTCAAACTTGATGAGTCAATCGAATCGCTCTACGACGAGCGCGATCCGTTTTTGCTGGCCTACCAGCGTAGCAAAGCGAATTTCGGCGGTGACGAATTCGTCCTTGTGGCCTACACCGCGGACGATGTCACCAGCCAGACCGAACTACTGAAGCTCAAAGAGTTCTCTGACAAACTGAGCGCCGTGCCCGGCGTCCGGGCGGAGAGTACTCAGAACTTGTGGGGAACGCTGCGAAATCCCCGGGCGACCGGCGTGGTGCGAGTGGCCCTGCGGCTGCCTGCCACGGAACGGGCGCTGCTCGATCTCTCGCGGCATATTCTGATCGGAGAGGACGGCAAAACCGTTTGCGTGGTGCTGCGGCTGCTCGACTCGAAGGATTCTCCTGTTCCCCGCAGTCAGACGATCAAGCAGATTCGCGAGATCGCCGCGGAGCATCGGCCGCAGGCGTACGTCGCTGGCGAACCGGTGCAGATCTATGACATGTTCCGCTATGTCGATCAGGATAGCTGGCGGCTGGGGCTCGCATCGTCCGGTCTGTTGATGGCAGTCATCCTGATCTTCTTCCGCAACCTCCGCTGGGTCGTACTGCCGATTCTGATCATTCAGGTGACGCTGCTCTGGACCTGCGGACTGCTGCAATTGACCGGCATGAAGCTGAGCATGGTCAGCTCGATGCTGACATCGCTAATCACCGTGATCGCCATTGCGACGACGATGCATATCACCGTGATCTACCGCGATCTGCGACAGCAGTATTCGCGGCTGGAGGCGTTCCAGATTACGTTTGCGCGACTGGTCGTGCCGATGATCTGGGTCTCGGTAACGACCGCCATCGGATTTGCGTCGTTGTTGACCAGCGGGGCAACGCCAGTCCGCAGTTTCTCGATCATGATGGCGCTCGGCTCGCTGCTGGTGCCGCTGCTCTGCGTGCTGATCCTGCCGGGCGGAATTTTGATTGGCAAGGTTCAGTCCGATCCCCGTACCCCGTTCGGCGAGCGCATTCTCACCGGCGAGCTGGACCGGCTTTCAAACTGGGCCGTGAATCACCCCTGGAAGATTGTCGGCGCGACGGTCTTGCTGACGGTCATCGGCTGTCTCGGACTGCTGCGGCTGAAGGTCGAAACCGACTTCAGCCGGAACTTTCGCAGATCAAGCCCGGTCGTGAAGGCGATTGAGTTCTTCGAAACGAAGATGGGCGGCGCTGGAACATGGGAAGTCAGTTTTGAGGTTCCCAAAGAGTTTGGCGAACTGCCGTTTGACAAGATCCGCGATCTCACTGACGACCTGCGGGCACTCAAACTCCCGGACGGGACCGGCCTGACGAAGGTGATTGCACTGACTGACGGCATCGATCTCGTGCCGCGGATCCCACTGGGAGAAGAAGAACGTCGCGGCCTGTTTCGCGCGATTCCCCGTTTTCGCGATGCACTGCTCGACGAGCGCCGCGACATGATGCAGCATCTGCAGCCTGAGATGGAGCCGTCGCTCTATAACGAAAAGCAAGGCCGCATGCGGATTGTCCTGCGGGCTCTCGAGCAGAAGCCGGCCGAGGTCAAACTCCGTTTGATCAAGCAGGTGGAGCAGACCGCGCAGAAGTATTTCCCAGACGCCGAGGCCTCGGGGCTCTACGTCTTGCTGACATACATGATTTCGAGCCTGTTGGGAGATCAGGTCACGAGCTTCATCCTGTCGTCAATCGGGATACTGCTCTGCATGACCATTGCATTCCGCAGTCTTTCGATCGGGCTGATTTCTCTCGTTCCCAACATTCTGCCGCTGATTCTGGTAGTCGGCGGCATGGGCTGGCTGGGAGTGCCGATCAACATCGGAACCGCCATGATCGCCAGCGTCTCCATCGGCCTGACCGTCGATACGACGATTCTCTATCTAACGGAATATCAGCTCGCCAGACAGATGGGAGACACTCATCTCGAAGCGGTGCATCACGCCCATGGCGGCGCAGGCATGGCGCTGACGCTGGCCAATATCGCCCTGATCGTCGGGTTCAGTATCCTGGCGCTATCGAACTTCGTGCCGATGGTGTACTTCGGCGTGCTGGTGAGCATGGCGATGTTCGGCGGCCTGATGGGCAACCTGCTGTTGCTGCCGGGCCTGCTCCGCTGGGTGCGAATGCCAGGTCTCCCCGCCGAGAAGGTCGAAACGCCTGTTGCCGTCGCAGGCAACTGA
- a CDS encoding tetratricopeptide repeat protein, which yields MLEWFKRFCACLLLFGVFVNTAAADPVTDYNVAVEFYKQQRWQPAADACQEFIQKYPTHERAATARLYWAQSLLHLKKYREARDQFEQFLKATPDHPDRPLAMYRVGESSYFLGDDAAVETQFEQFLKLYPNHELAEWALLYLGEAQFRLKHYDAAAKTFERSLAAYPQGRLVDDVEFDLAGVYDALGKKEQASALLQKIAGRTASTRSAEAMFQMGARAFDEQKYDQAASTFTQLATLHPQHRLTANAQLNAGYALYYLGRYADAIKAFGKAAADPQLAPTAAYWTGLSQKSLREYAAAAKTLADSLQSQPDQSLADKVTFHLADAEFRQGNYDKAIELFQKVSANWPKSDLGDDSLHSACEAALQAGQLPKAVELHEQFVKAFPDSGLRVVEDLLYARVLIAQGEKNSTPDAARKDYDQAAAILQGIIDQSSVDRTRNFARFQLARVYERREDNQKVIEILRPLLDSPQAADSPDYLDARLLSANAHLRLKDNSAAAEDYRQYLAKAATPADKVVGLAGLARALTATKDWKQLQTVLPELRSADAADAQFSRAAMAAGDAAFDQKDWPASQEFFRLVIARGESGAFYLPALSGLAHAQYEQQQFTASAAGFATLAAAAKSDPLLNSHAAYMHAMTLQQAGESKDALLAYQSAADKLTQRQKMTPLAGTDVEVGMNAYRCEKGAARLARELGDRTLADKLYDAAYAELKLQPKENQKELDLLINEWANLAYTAEDYPRADELYARLVADTPESPLANEALLILGESARFGGQPDKAIQLFQKLADNPKADPFIRQRALVHLLDLAAETGRWNDALTIAERLKKEFPDGPHASYAMYRQGEALLQLKQYAKSAEVLHELISKPPASQDSVPVWWPETWLLLAEDQYWLKDYSRLEQVVADLKQKQPSPSVLYRADALLGRSLENRARFIDAREAYIRVIDSEAGRGTETAAEAQFRIAESYLKENNLPVALREYYKVYAGYDAPKLEAAALFQAASCDVSMKHFTEAMGTYRKLIEEFPNSEFTDQAKSRLKELEVIAPKG from the coding sequence ATGCTTGAGTGGTTCAAGCGTTTCTGTGCGTGCCTGCTGTTGTTTGGCGTGTTCGTCAACACCGCGGCTGCCGACCCCGTAACCGACTACAACGTCGCGGTCGAGTTCTACAAACAGCAGCGCTGGCAACCTGCCGCTGATGCCTGTCAGGAATTCATTCAGAAATACCCGACGCACGAACGGGCAGCGACGGCGCGGCTCTATTGGGCTCAATCGCTCCTGCATCTGAAAAAATATCGCGAAGCACGTGATCAGTTCGAGCAGTTTCTGAAAGCCACGCCCGACCATCCGGATCGTCCCCTTGCGATGTACCGCGTTGGCGAATCCAGTTACTTCCTGGGTGACGATGCCGCCGTGGAAACTCAGTTCGAACAGTTCCTCAAGCTGTATCCCAATCACGAACTCGCCGAATGGGCGCTGCTCTATCTGGGTGAAGCGCAGTTCCGGTTGAAGCACTACGATGCCGCAGCGAAAACGTTTGAACGGTCCCTCGCCGCGTATCCGCAAGGCCGGCTCGTCGACGACGTGGAATTCGACCTCGCTGGCGTGTACGACGCACTGGGCAAGAAAGAACAGGCGAGTGCGCTGCTGCAAAAGATCGCCGGCCGAACAGCCAGTACGCGGTCGGCCGAGGCGATGTTCCAGATGGGGGCACGCGCTTTCGATGAACAGAAATACGATCAGGCCGCCAGCACGTTCACGCAACTGGCGACGCTGCACCCGCAGCATCGCCTGACGGCAAACGCTCAACTCAATGCGGGTTATGCCCTGTACTATCTTGGCCGTTACGCCGATGCCATCAAGGCCTTTGGCAAAGCGGCAGCCGATCCTCAGCTCGCCCCGACCGCCGCATACTGGACCGGGTTGAGTCAAAAATCATTGCGAGAATATGCCGCCGCCGCGAAGACGCTGGCCGATTCCCTGCAGTCTCAACCCGACCAGTCGCTCGCCGACAAAGTGACGTTCCATCTGGCTGACGCCGAATTCCGCCAGGGGAACTACGACAAGGCAATTGAACTCTTCCAGAAGGTCTCCGCCAACTGGCCCAAGAGCGATCTTGGTGATGACTCGCTGCACTCAGCGTGTGAAGCGGCACTGCAGGCCGGGCAACTTCCGAAAGCCGTCGAACTGCACGAGCAGTTCGTCAAAGCCTTCCCCGACAGCGGTCTGCGGGTCGTCGAAGATCTGCTGTATGCCCGCGTGCTGATTGCCCAGGGAGAAAAGAACTCAACGCCTGATGCGGCACGCAAAGACTACGATCAAGCGGCCGCCATCCTGCAGGGGATCATCGATCAGTCCTCTGTCGACCGCACCCGGAACTTCGCCCGGTTTCAACTCGCTCGAGTCTATGAACGTCGCGAAGACAATCAGAAGGTCATCGAGATCCTGCGTCCGCTGCTCGACAGCCCGCAAGCGGCAGATTCCCCCGACTACCTCGACGCGCGACTGCTCAGCGCCAACGCCCACCTGCGACTGAAAGACAATTCCGCGGCCGCGGAAGACTATCGTCAGTATCTGGCGAAGGCAGCCACGCCTGCCGACAAGGTCGTCGGCCTTGCCGGCCTGGCGCGGGCACTCACGGCAACGAAAGACTGGAAACAACTGCAGACGGTGCTGCCGGAACTCCGGTCGGCGGATGCTGCGGACGCACAGTTCAGCCGCGCGGCAATGGCGGCAGGCGATGCCGCGTTCGATCAGAAAGACTGGCCGGCCTCGCAAGAGTTTTTCCGCCTGGTGATCGCTCGTGGCGAAAGCGGGGCCTTTTACCTGCCGGCACTCTCCGGTCTGGCCCATGCCCAGTACGAACAACAACAATTCACCGCGAGTGCGGCCGGCTTTGCAACGCTCGCCGCCGCTGCCAAGAGCGATCCTCTTCTCAATTCACACGCCGCTTACATGCATGCCATGACTCTGCAACAGGCGGGGGAATCCAAAGACGCGTTGCTGGCTTATCAGTCCGCAGCCGACAAACTGACGCAACGTCAGAAAATGACGCCGCTTGCAGGGACAGACGTGGAAGTCGGCATGAACGCCTATCGCTGTGAAAAAGGGGCTGCCCGACTGGCGCGAGAACTGGGCGATCGGACTCTCGCCGACAAACTCTACGACGCTGCTTATGCCGAGTTGAAGTTGCAGCCGAAAGAGAACCAGAAGGAACTCGACCTGCTGATTAACGAATGGGCGAACCTGGCCTACACCGCTGAAGACTATCCCCGAGCTGATGAACTCTATGCCCGACTGGTCGCCGACACGCCGGAGAGCCCTCTCGCCAATGAAGCGCTGCTCATTCTCGGAGAAAGCGCCCGCTTTGGCGGACAGCCGGACAAGGCGATTCAACTCTTTCAGAAACTGGCCGACAACCCCAAGGCCGACCCATTCATTCGGCAACGGGCACTGGTGCATCTGCTCGATCTGGCCGCCGAAACCGGTCGCTGGAACGACGCCCTGACAATCGCAGAACGTCTGAAGAAAGAGTTCCCCGACGGCCCGCATGCGTCGTACGCCATGTACCGTCAAGGGGAGGCGCTCCTGCAGCTGAAGCAGTATGCCAAGTCGGCGGAAGTGCTGCACGAACTGATTTCGAAGCCGCCTGCCTCGCAGGATTCTGTCCCGGTCTGGTGGCCGGAAACCTGGCTGCTGCTGGCGGAAGATCAATACTGGCTCAAAGACTATTCCAGGCTCGAACAGGTGGTGGCCGACCTGAAGCAGAAGCAACCGTCGCCGTCGGTCCTGTACCGTGCCGACGCCCTGCTCGGCCGCAGCCTGGAGAACCGGGCCCGCTTCATCGATGCGAGGGAGGCCTACATTCGGGTGATCGATTCCGAAGCCGGGCGGGGAACCGAAACCGCTGCCGAGGCTCAGTTTCGTATTGCTGAATCCTACCTGAAAGAGAACAATCTGCCCGTCGCCCTGCGGGAATACTACAAGGTGTACGCCGGTTACGATGCTCCCAAACTGGAAGCGGCCGCACTGTTTCAGGCGGCCAGTTGCGACGTTTCGATGAAACACTTCACCGAGGCGATGGGGACTTACCGGAAGCTGATCGAAGAATTTCCCAACAGCGAATTCACAGATCAGGCGAAGTCACGACTCAAGGAACTGGAAGTCATCGCACCAAAGGGATGA